The window GCCTCGGCCCGCTCAAGGTCCACGTCGGCCCAGCGCAGGGCCTCCAGCTCGCCGCGACGGGCACCGGTGGTCAGCCCCATCATCACCAGCAGGTAGAGGCGGGGCCATGACGACTTCCGGCAGGCAGCGAGCAGGGCGGTGCGCTCCGCATCGCTGAGGAAGCGGACGATCTCGTTCTTCTCGGCCTTCAGCTCGACGTGCCGGCAGGGGTTCTGCCAGTTCTTCGGGGCGATGCGGCGCCGCTGCGCCCAGGTCAGCACCGCGGAGAGAGCGGCCTGATACCGGTTCAGGGTGGCGGGCGCCAGCGGCCTGCGCTTGGCCTTCATGACGGGCTTGCCGTCGGCGTCCTTGCCGGCGAAGTAGCGGCCACGCTGGGTGGCGAGCTGCTCCAAGGCTGTAAAGACGTGGTCGTCGGTCAGATCGGCCAGCGAGACGCCGCCGAGCTTGGCCACCCACCAATCGAGGCGCTGGGTGCGGCTGGTGTCGCGGCCGGCATAGGCGGCCATGTAGGCATCAATCAGGTGCCGGAGGGCGATAGACCCGTCCCGGACACCTGGTGCCGGTGGTGGAACGCCGGTATGCGGGACGCTGGCGGGCGTCGTCGCAAAGTCACCGGTGGACTGTGCAGAACAGTTCATTGCAAGACCTCATCGCATCTTGCCCGCCTTGTTCACCGGCGGACTAGGTGGAGAGTCTGGCAAGGCCCGTCCTTGCTGGCATCTGGTGGCGCTTCAGGGATTCGAACCCCGGACCTGCGGATTATGATTCCGTCGCTCTAACCGACTGAGCTAAAGCGCCAAAGCCGCGCATTATAGCGAGCCTTCTCTTGGCTTGCGAGTGCCGCACGGTTTTCGGGGCAGCACCCTGCCTGTGCCAGCATCGGGCCGCGATGCGCAGCACGCATCGAACGAGGTGTTCCATGGGCTGGTGGCGATCAGACCTCGCGGATGGGATCCGCAAGCGCGGATTCCGCAAGTGGTACGAGCGCGAGTTGATCTCCAGCCATGCGCATCTGGTGCTCACCTTCATGTGCATGGTCGGGCTGCTGGGAGGCTTGGAGGTTTACGACCGCCGCGCGCCGTTGAGCGACCAGATGGTGACGGGTATCTCGGTGCTGTTGTCGGCGGGGATCGGCTTGTGGGCGTTGCGCCGCTACCTGTTCCTGTTGCTGCATGCGGAAACCACCGCCAACCAGGCGGTGTGCCCGCAGTGCGATGCCTATGCCCGCTTCGATGTGGCTGCCGGGCCGCAGGCCGAGGCCGATGCGGTCGCCGTCCGATGTCGTGGCTGCGGGCAGGAGTGGACGATCACGCGCTGAGGAGCGCCTGTCAGATCAGTTCGCCGACGGCCATGGCCAGGAAGCTCAGCAGCAGCGTCGTCGCGATCGGCAGCGACCATTCCCGGCCGCCGAGGCGGAAGTTCAGGTCGCCGGGCAGGCGGCCGAGGCCGAACTTCTGGAGCCAGGGCCGCAGGCCGTTGAAGACGACCAGCGTGATGACGACAACGAGCAGCCAGCGCAGCATGGTGGGGTTCCGGTCTCAGAGCATGTGGCTGCGATCGCCCTGGGCGAAGCCGATCGCATCGAAAGGCTCGCCGGCCGCGAAGCCGATCACCTTGAACA is drawn from Methylibium petroleiphilum PM1 and contains these coding sequences:
- a CDS encoding tyrosine-type recombinase/integrase, with amino-acid sequence MAAYAGRDTSRTQRLDWWVAKLGGVSLADLTDDHVFTALEQLATQRGRYFAGKDADGKPVMKAKRRPLAPATLNRYQAALSAVLTWAQRRRIAPKNWQNPCRHVELKAEKNEIVRFLSDAERTALLAACRKSSWPRLYLLVMMGLTTGARRGELEALRWADVDLERAEAAVHRSKNGDKKVLPLVPAVVDELAKHAGAANALVFPSTRRPDIAYNFDPAWDRALKAAGVKSFRFHDLRHSCASALAQNGATLLEIAEVLGHRQLSVTKRYSHLATDHKTKLINRVLGDIR
- a CDS encoding DUF2905 domain-containing protein; amino-acid sequence: MLRWLLVVVITLVVFNGLRPWLQKFGLGRLPGDLNFRLGGREWSLPIATTLLLSFLAMAVGELI